The following proteins come from a genomic window of Miscanthus floridulus cultivar M001 chromosome 2, ASM1932011v1, whole genome shotgun sequence:
- the LOC136522012 gene encoding uncharacterized protein, with the protein MQFFGGSSLTSVAPEVTPAPAAPPGTGTGASAQVLYVFNRNGVCLLYREWHRPLRTLDPTQDHKLMFGLLFSLRSFTAKIDPTTAEKGNLGVPLLPGQGCSFYSFKTNTYKLNLMESPSGIKLILITHPRTGDQRDSLKHIYNLYVEYVVKNPLYAPGTPIKCELFNKHLDQYVRTLI; encoded by the exons ATGCAGTTCTTTGGCGGCTCGTCGCTGACGTCGGTCGCGCCGGAGGTGACCCCAGCCCCGGCGGCGCCCCccggcacgggcacgggcgcCAGCGCGCAGGTTCTCTACGTCTTCAACCGCAACGGCGTCTGCCTGCTCTACCGCGAGTGGCACCGCCCGCTCCGCACGCTCGACCCCACCCAGGACCACAAGCTCATGTTCGGACTCCTCTTCTCCCTTCGCTCCTTCACCGCCAAGATCGACCCAACCAC GGCTGAAAAGGGAAACCTTGGCGTGCCATTACTGCCAGGCCAAGGTTGTTCGTTTTATAGCTTcaagacaaacacatacaaacTGAACCTCATGGAGAGCCCTTCTGGTATAAAG CTTATACTAATTACACATCCAAGGACTGGTGATCAACGAGACTCGCTGAAGCATATCTACAACCTATATGTGGAATATGTTGTAAAAAATCCTCTGTACGCTCCTGGAACACCAATCAA GTGCGAACTTTTCAATAAACATCTCGATCAATACGTGAGAACATTAATTTGA
- the LOC136538490 gene encoding alpha-amylase/trypsin inhibitor-like, with translation MASSVLPLVLVLLAAAAAADAATFTVTNNCPYTVWAAAVPGGGQQLDNGQTWSIDVPAGTTGGRVWARTGCSFDGSGNGRCQTGDCGGVLQCTQYGQPPNTLAEYGLNQFQGLDFFDISLVDGFNVPLDFLPAGDGSGCPKGGPRCDADVTSQCPAALQAPGGCDNPCTVFKTDEYCCTGSAANSCGPTDYSRFFKGLCPDAYSYPKDDATSTYTCPGGTNYNVVFCP, from the coding sequence ATGGCTTCTTCCGTCCTCCCGCTCGTCCTTGTCCTcctcgctgccgctgccgctgccgacgCGGCCACCTTCACCGTAACCAACAACTGCCCGTACACCGTGTGGGCGGCAGCGGTGCCGGGCGGCGGGCAGCAGCTGGACAACGGGCAGACGTGGAGCATCGACGTGCCGGCGGGCACCACGGGCGGCCGCGTGTGGGCGCGCACGGGCTGCTCCTTCGACGGCAGCGGCAACGGGCGGTGCCAGACGGGCGACTGCGGCGGCGTGCTGCAGTGCACGCAGTACGGGCAGCCGCCCAACACGCTGGCCGAGTACGGGCTGAACCAGTTCCAAGGGCTCGACTTCTTCGACATCTCCCTGGTGGACGGCTTCAACGTGCCCCTGGACTTCCTCCCCGCCGGCGACGGCTCCGGGTGCCCCAAGGGCGGGCCGCGGTGCGACGCCGACGTCACGTCGCAGTGCCCCGCCGCGCTGCAGGCCCCCGGCGGCTGCGACAACCCTTGCACCGTGTTCAAGACCGACGAGTACTGCTGCACCGGCTCGGCGGCGAACAGCTGCGGGCCCACCGACTACTCCAGGTTCTTCAAGGGGCTGTGCCCGGACGCCTACAGCTACCCCAAGGACGACGCCACCAGCACCTACACTTGCCCCGGCGGCACCAACTACAACGTCGTCTTCTGCCCATAA